Proteins found in one Methylobacterium sp. CB376 genomic segment:
- a CDS encoding sigma-70 family RNA polymerase sigma factor: MDLETRLSAAMAAAQGGDAAAYRVLLRDCVPVIAAAARGQGVRGDAVDDVVQDALLTVHRARATYDPARPFLPWLRAIAQRRAIDLVRRTGRRPQEVHDPLAYEAESDGGPLPGEAIERRQREARLARAVAALPEGQRQAVEQLSLRERSLAEAAAATGRSKGALKVNLHRALKSLRAALAPDREDGHV, encoded by the coding sequence ATGGACCTCGAGACCAGGCTCTCGGCCGCGATGGCGGCGGCGCAGGGGGGCGACGCCGCCGCCTACCGGGTGCTCCTGCGCGACTGCGTGCCGGTCATCGCCGCGGCCGCGCGGGGCCAGGGCGTGCGCGGGGACGCGGTGGACGACGTGGTCCAGGACGCGCTCCTCACGGTGCACCGGGCCCGCGCCACCTACGATCCGGCCCGGCCCTTCCTGCCCTGGCTGCGCGCCATCGCCCAGCGCCGCGCCATCGACCTCGTGCGTCGGACGGGCCGCCGCCCGCAGGAGGTGCACGACCCGCTCGCCTACGAGGCCGAGAGCGACGGGGGACCGCTCCCCGGCGAGGCCATCGAGCGCCGCCAGCGCGAGGCGCGCCTCGCCCGCGCGGTCGCGGCGCTGCCGGAGGGCCAGCGACAGGCCGTCGAGCAGCTCTCCCTGCGCGAGCGCTCCCTCGCCGAGGCCGCGGCCGCGACCGGCCGCAGCAAGGGGGCGCTCAAGGTGAACCTGCACCGGGCGCTGAAATCCTTGCGCGCCGCGCTCGCGCCCGACAGGGAGGACGGCCATGTCTGA
- a CDS encoding NrsF family protein, with product MAQDRRHRATIEGLARRLEPMRRLAPPGRRIAAWGAVVLAMAAGLAAVSDLGDLAARVAAMPEIGVMLACSAATAAGAAAAAVLTGLPDRGRGWTALALAPAAIWLGAGLAASLSGREMEHHPATPAETAASLLFIVGVAVPVALLLGEVVRRGHPLRPRLTGALIGLAAAATAATLVALFHPYRPSGRDVAAQVAAIAAMVGAGSGLGRALLVDPRPGEPMPPAPGRSGIG from the coding sequence ATGGCACAGGACCGGCGCCACCGCGCCACGATCGAGGGCTTGGCGCGGCGCCTCGAGCCGATGCGCCGCCTCGCCCCGCCCGGGCGGCGCATCGCGGCCTGGGGCGCGGTCGTGCTCGCCATGGCGGCGGGCCTCGCGGCGGTCTCCGACCTCGGCGACCTCGCCGCGCGGGTCGCCGCCATGCCGGAGATCGGCGTGATGCTCGCCTGCTCGGCCGCGACCGCCGCGGGGGCGGCCGCGGCGGCGGTGCTGACCGGGTTGCCGGACCGCGGCCGGGGCTGGACCGCGCTGGCGCTGGCGCCGGCCGCGATCTGGCTCGGGGCGGGGCTCGCCGCGTCCCTGAGCGGCCGCGAGATGGAGCACCACCCGGCGACCCCGGCCGAGACGGCCGCGAGCCTCCTGTTCATCGTCGGCGTCGCGGTCCCGGTCGCGCTGCTCCTCGGCGAGGTCGTGCGGCGCGGCCACCCCTTGCGCCCGCGCCTCACGGGCGCCCTGATCGGCCTCGCGGCGGCGGCCACCGCCGCGACCCTGGTCGCCCTGTTCCATCCCTACCGGCCGTCCGGGCGCGACGTCGCCGCGCAGGTGGCCGCCATCGCCGCCATGGTCGGGGCGGGGTCGGGCCTGGGGCGGGCGCTGCTCGTCGATCCTCGCCCCGGCGAGCCGATGCCGCCCGCCCCTGGCCGGTCCGGGATCGGGTGA
- a CDS encoding DUF1223 domain-containing protein, translating into MRPFLALLALLAVVPARAAERPVVLELFTSQGCSSCPPADAFVTDLARERPDLLPLTFHVTSWNGLGWHDPLSLPEATARQAGDAARFDGVSFTPQLVIDGRESVVGSDREAAGRAIARARAAREKAAPAGAAPAEADPEGADRQAGPALTLRRGPDGIAVAVGAGPGEGRLILVGFDRAHRTPVRRGENAGRTLTESNVVRAIRDLGSWRGAPLRLVHPAPAGEDAAILLQAPDGRILAAARLAPIS; encoded by the coding sequence ATGCGTCCATTCCTCGCCCTCCTGGCTCTCCTCGCCGTCGTGCCCGCCCGCGCCGCCGAGCGGCCGGTCGTGCTCGAACTCTTCACCTCGCAGGGCTGCTCCTCCTGCCCGCCGGCCGACGCCTTCGTGACCGACCTCGCCCGCGAGCGTCCCGACCTGCTCCCGCTCACTTTCCACGTCACCTCCTGGAACGGCCTCGGCTGGCACGATCCGCTCTCGCTGCCGGAGGCGACCGCGCGGCAGGCCGGCGACGCGGCGCGGTTCGACGGCGTCTCCTTCACCCCGCAACTCGTGATCGACGGGCGGGAGAGCGTCGTCGGATCGGACAGGGAGGCCGCCGGGCGCGCGATCGCCCGGGCGCGAGCCGCGCGGGAAAAGGCCGCCCCGGCAGGGGCCGCCCCGGCAGAGGCAGACCCAGAAGGGGCCGACCGGCAGGCCGGCCCGGCCCTGACCCTGAGGCGCGGCCCGGACGGGATCGCCGTCGCGGTCGGGGCGGGGCCGGGCGAGGGCCGGCTCATCCTCGTCGGCTTCGATCGCGCGCACAGGACCCCGGTCCGGCGCGGCGAGAATGCCGGCCGCACCCTGACCGAGTCGAACGTCGTCCGGGCGATCCGGGATCTCGGGTCCTGGCGCGGCGCCCCGCTGCGCTTGGTCCATCCGGCGCCCGCGGGCGAGGACGCGGCCATCCTCCTGCAGGCGCCGGACGGGCGGATCCTCGCCGCCGCGCGGCTCGCGCCCATCTCATGA
- the ilvD gene encoding dihydroxy-acid dehydratase, with translation MDARHTIDKSRLPSRHVTEGPARAPHRSYLYAMGLTREQIHQPLVGVASCWNEAAPCNIALMRQAQAVKKGVAAAAGTPREFCTITVTDGIAMGHRGMRASLPSREVIADSVELTMRGHAYDALVGLAGCDKSLPGMMMAMVRLNVPSIFIYGGSILPGTFRGRPVTVQDLFEAVGKHSVGAMSDEDLDELEQVACPSAGACGAQFTANTMATVSEAIGLALPYSAGAPAPYEIRDKFCAAAGEMVMDLLARNIRPRDIVTRRALENAATVVAASGGSTNAALHLPAIAHEAGISFDLFDVAEIFKRTPYVADLKPGGRYVAKDLFEVGGIPLLMKTLLDHGFLHGDCMTVTGRTIAENLAKVAWNDQQDVVRPANTPITPTGGVVGLKGNLAPEGAIVKVAGMAPDRQVFAGPARVFDTEEACFEAVQNRQYKEGDVLVIRYEGPKGGPGMREMLATTAALYGQGMGDKVALITDGRFSGATRGFCVGHVGPEAAVGGPIGLLKDGDIIRLDAIQGTLTVDLSDEELAERRKAWAPRGNEATSGYLWKYAQTVGPAVNGAVTHPGGAQETLAYADV, from the coding sequence ATGGACGCGCGTCACACCATCGACAAGTCGAGGCTCCCCAGCCGCCACGTCACCGAGGGACCGGCGCGGGCGCCGCACCGCTCCTACCTCTACGCGATGGGGCTCACGCGCGAGCAGATCCACCAGCCTCTGGTCGGCGTCGCCTCGTGCTGGAACGAGGCCGCGCCCTGCAACATCGCCCTGATGCGCCAAGCGCAGGCGGTGAAGAAGGGCGTGGCCGCCGCCGCCGGCACGCCGCGCGAATTCTGCACCATCACGGTGACGGACGGCATCGCCATGGGCCACCGGGGCATGCGCGCCTCCCTGCCCTCCCGCGAGGTCATCGCGGATTCGGTCGAGCTGACCATGCGCGGCCACGCCTACGACGCCCTCGTGGGCCTCGCCGGCTGCGACAAGTCCCTGCCCGGCATGATGATGGCGATGGTGCGCCTCAACGTGCCGTCGATCTTCATCTATGGCGGCTCGATCCTGCCCGGCACCTTCCGGGGCCGGCCCGTCACCGTCCAGGACCTGTTCGAGGCGGTGGGCAAGCACTCGGTCGGCGCGATGAGCGACGAGGATCTCGACGAGCTGGAGCAGGTCGCCTGCCCCTCGGCCGGGGCCTGCGGGGCGCAGTTCACCGCCAACACCATGGCGACCGTCTCCGAGGCGATCGGCCTCGCGCTGCCCTACTCGGCCGGCGCGCCGGCGCCCTACGAGATCCGCGACAAGTTCTGCGCCGCGGCCGGCGAGATGGTGATGGACCTGCTCGCCAGGAACATCCGCCCGCGCGACATCGTCACCCGCCGGGCGCTGGAGAACGCCGCCACCGTGGTGGCGGCCTCCGGCGGCTCGACCAACGCGGCGCTGCACCTGCCGGCGATCGCGCACGAGGCGGGCATCTCCTTCGACCTGTTCGACGTCGCCGAGATCTTCAAGCGCACCCCCTACGTCGCGGACCTGAAGCCGGGCGGGCGCTACGTCGCCAAGGACCTGTTCGAGGTCGGCGGCATCCCGCTGCTGATGAAGACCCTCCTCGACCACGGCTTCCTGCACGGCGACTGCATGACCGTGACGGGCCGCACCATCGCCGAGAACCTCGCCAAGGTCGCCTGGAACGACCAGCAGGACGTGGTGCGCCCGGCCAACACCCCGATCACCCCGACCGGCGGCGTGGTCGGCCTGAAGGGCAACCTCGCCCCCGAGGGCGCGATCGTGAAGGTGGCCGGCATGGCGCCGGACCGCCAGGTCTTCGCCGGTCCCGCCAGGGTCTTCGACACCGAGGAGGCCTGCTTCGAGGCGGTGCAGAACCGCCAGTACAAGGAGGGCGACGTTCTCGTCATCCGCTACGAGGGTCCGAAGGGCGGCCCCGGCATGCGCGAGATGCTGGCGACCACGGCCGCCCTCTACGGCCAGGGCATGGGCGACAAGGTCGCGCTCATCACCGACGGTCGCTTCTCCGGCGCGACCCGCGGCTTCTGCGTCGGCCATGTCGGCCCGGAGGCGGCGGTGGGCGGCCCGATCGGGCTGCTCAAGGACGGCGACATCATCCGCCTCGACGCGATCCAGGGCACGCTCACGGTCGACCTCTCGGACGAGGAACTGGCCGAGCGGCGCAAGGCCTGGGCCCCGCGCGGCAACGAGGCGACCTCCGGCTATCTCTGGAAATACGCGCAGACCGTCGGCCCGGCGGTGAACGGCGCGGTGACGCATCCGGGCGGTGCCCAGGAGACGCTCGCCTATGCGGATGTGTGA
- a CDS encoding tetratricopeptide repeat protein, producing the protein MCEGGARSGSGPGRRTLGAVLIAAALIGASVGAGDSAAALDAAARTPVPAGGYRNVREAVRSGVRDYNAGDKEGAARALEYAAGQGHALALWKLGRMYAEGDGVPHDDLKAFEFFSKIADENADDGPDSANATVVASAFTALGRYFLDGIKGSYVQPNVERAYEMFNYAASYYGDPNAQYNLARLYLDGTGVAQDTRQAARWFNLAAEKGHPAAQALLGQMLMNGQGVPVQRARGLAWLTLARDAVEGPKDQWIVTLQEQALASASERDRAEAQAQVDGFYRRSARAR; encoded by the coding sequence ATGTGTGAGGGCGGCGCTCGGTCCGGATCGGGACCCGGCCGCCGGACCCTGGGCGCCGTGCTGATCGCAGCCGCGCTGATCGGGGCCAGCGTCGGGGCCGGAGATTCCGCGGCGGCGCTCGACGCCGCCGCGCGCACCCCCGTGCCGGCGGGCGGCTACCGCAACGTGCGCGAGGCCGTGCGCTCGGGCGTGCGCGACTACAATGCCGGCGACAAGGAGGGCGCGGCGCGCGCCCTCGAATACGCGGCGGGCCAGGGCCACGCCCTCGCCCTGTGGAAGCTCGGCCGCATGTACGCGGAGGGCGACGGCGTCCCCCACGACGATCTCAAGGCCTTCGAGTTCTTCTCGAAGATCGCCGACGAGAACGCCGATGACGGGCCCGATTCCGCCAACGCCACCGTGGTGGCGAGCGCCTTCACGGCGCTCGGCCGCTACTTCCTGGACGGGATCAAGGGCTCCTACGTCCAGCCGAACGTCGAGCGCGCCTACGAGATGTTCAACTACGCGGCCTCGTATTACGGGGACCCGAACGCGCAGTACAATCTCGCCCGGCTCTACCTCGACGGAACGGGCGTGGCGCAGGACACGCGGCAGGCGGCGCGCTGGTTCAACCTCGCGGCCGAGAAGGGCCACCCGGCCGCGCAAGCCCTCCTCGGCCAGATGCTGATGAACGGCCAGGGCGTGCCGGTGCAGCGGGCGCGCGGGCTCGCCTGGCTGACGCTCGCCCGCGACGCCGTCGAGGGCCCCAAGGATCAGTGGATCGTGACCCTGCAGGAGCAGGCGCTCGCCTCGGCGAGCGAGCGCGACCGGGCCGAGGCGCAGGCGCAGGTGGACGGGTTCTACCGCCGCAGCGCGCGGGCGCGCTGA
- a CDS encoding glutathione S-transferase family protein produces the protein MKLYGSSVSPFVRKVLVGLFEKGLDFEHVPLRFHDPDTEFRASSPLGKIPALCDGDFRIADSSAILHYLDAAYPGPALLPAEPRARGRAVWFDKFADTELMGPLLRPFVHRVLRPKVLKLPGDEAVARRAIDEEQPRLFGYLETQISGPFLVGDAFSLADIAVATGFVNLRLAGEEVDAERFPRLAGWLAGILERRAFTAAVAARKG, from the coding sequence GTGAAGCTCTACGGCAGCAGCGTGTCGCCCTTCGTGCGCAAGGTGCTGGTCGGGCTGTTCGAGAAGGGGCTCGATTTCGAGCACGTCCCGCTCCGCTTCCACGATCCTGACACGGAGTTCCGGGCGTCGAGCCCGCTCGGCAAGATCCCGGCCCTGTGCGACGGGGATTTCCGCATCGCCGATTCCTCCGCGATCCTGCACTACCTCGACGCGGCCTATCCGGGGCCGGCGCTGCTCCCGGCGGAGCCGCGGGCGCGCGGCCGGGCGGTCTGGTTCGACAAGTTCGCCGACACGGAGCTGATGGGGCCGCTGCTGCGCCCCTTCGTGCACCGCGTGCTGCGGCCCAAGGTGCTGAAGCTGCCGGGCGACGAGGCGGTTGCCCGCCGGGCGATCGACGAGGAGCAGCCGCGGCTGTTCGGCTACCTGGAGACGCAGATCTCCGGGCCCTTCCTCGTCGGCGACGCGTTCAGCCTCGCCGACATCGCGGTCGCCACCGGCTTCGTGAACCTGCGCCTCGCCGGTGAGGAGGTGGATGCGGAGCGCTTCCCCCGCCTCGCCGGCTGGCTCGCCGGGATCCTGGAGCGGCGCGCGTTCACGGCCGCGGTCGCGGCGCGCAAGGGCTAG
- a CDS encoding lysine N(6)-hydroxylase/L-ornithine N(5)-oxygenase family protein has protein sequence MTGSPLDLAGIGIGPFNLSLAAQADAVGDLDARFFEREPAFDWHPGMMLPGVSLQTSFLKDLVTATNPTSPWSFMAYLVAQKRFYEFLNADFAEVPRREFARYLAWVAARLPSLRIGTAVREVTFAEDSFVLACDGPRAGGPVRARNLALGVGLRPAVPDFAAKLPEPQWFHASKAAFALDRTAGRRVAVVGGGQSGAEIVLDLLGRGRDAPARVDWISRRPNFLPLDATPFTNEVFTPHYVERFRDLPEPRRRAIVARQKLAGDGISAETLRALYRRLYALRHLEPEGPAVGLLPHRDVRDADATGGVPRLVMRNGFDGGIEVLRTEVVILATGYRYALPDCLAPIRHRLALDADGRPQPSADFAIRWDGPDHCRIFALNAGLTSHGIAEPQLSLMAWRSAVIVNALAGRPCFDLAQGPSPVAWSGPPERAWRVDASCAEE, from the coding sequence GTGACCGGATCTCCGCTGGATCTCGCCGGCATCGGCATCGGTCCCTTCAACCTCAGTCTCGCGGCCCAGGCCGACGCGGTCGGCGACCTCGACGCGCGCTTCTTCGAGCGCGAGCCGGCCTTCGACTGGCACCCCGGCATGATGCTGCCGGGGGTGAGCCTGCAGACCTCCTTCCTGAAGGACCTCGTCACGGCGACGAACCCGACGAGCCCGTGGAGCTTCATGGCCTACCTCGTGGCGCAGAAGCGCTTCTACGAGTTCCTGAACGCCGATTTCGCCGAGGTTCCGCGCCGGGAATTCGCCCGCTACCTCGCCTGGGTGGCGGCGCGGCTGCCGTCCCTGCGCATCGGCACGGCGGTGCGCGAGGTGACCTTCGCGGAGGACAGCTTCGTGCTCGCCTGCGACGGTCCGCGGGCCGGCGGGCCCGTGCGCGCGCGCAACCTCGCGCTCGGCGTCGGCCTGCGTCCGGCGGTTCCGGACTTCGCCGCGAAGCTGCCGGAGCCGCAATGGTTCCACGCCTCGAAGGCCGCCTTCGCCCTCGACCGCACGGCCGGCCGGCGCGTCGCGGTGGTGGGCGGCGGCCAGAGCGGGGCGGAGATCGTCCTCGACCTTCTCGGGCGGGGCCGCGACGCGCCCGCGCGGGTGGACTGGATCAGCCGGCGCCCGAACTTCCTCCCCCTCGACGCGACCCCCTTCACCAACGAAGTGTTCACCCCGCACTACGTGGAGCGCTTCCGCGACCTGCCGGAGCCGCGGCGGCGGGCCATCGTGGCCCGCCAGAAGCTCGCCGGGGACGGCATCTCGGCCGAGACCCTGCGGGCGCTCTACCGCCGGCTCTACGCCCTGCGGCACCTGGAGCCGGAGGGGCCCGCGGTCGGCCTCCTGCCGCACCGCGACGTGCGCGACGCGGACGCGACCGGGGGCGTCCCGCGGCTCGTGATGCGCAACGGCTTCGACGGGGGGATCGAGGTGCTTCGCACGGAGGTGGTCATCCTCGCGACCGGCTACCGCTACGCCCTGCCCGACTGCCTCGCCCCGATCCGGCACCGGCTCGCCCTCGACGCGGACGGGCGCCCGCAGCCCTCCGCGGATTTCGCGATCCGCTGGGACGGGCCCGACCATTGCCGGATCTTCGCGCTCAATGCCGGGCTGACGAGCCACGGGATCGCCGAGCCGCAGCTGAGCCTGATGGCGTGGCGCAGCGCGGTGATCGTCAACGCGCTCGCGGGGCGCCCCTGCTTCGACCTCGCTCAAGGCCCATCGCCCGTCGCGTGGTCCGGCCCGCCCGAGCGGGCCTGGCGCGTCGACGCGTCCTGCGCGGAGGAGTGA
- a CDS encoding IucA/IucC family protein, whose translation MPRPPEGQRGPGLGPLPGGAPVGAALWLRLNRAVIAKAISELAFEEALAPEPTDAAGTRWALRLPGGVAYRFTAARRIWGNLAIDPESLLREEGGRPVPAGDAPGFLVDAREPLGIAPDTLCTYVQELYSTLAADARIAAAGEGADLLALPERMVQQVLDGHPKAPASKGRIGWGLADFEAYAPEFRAGVRLVWAAADRAACRLTLEPGLDEAALVADALDPAERARLAQACRTRGLGLDRFLLLPIHPWQWDRVIAFQFAGEIAAGRLVPLGVFGSPFLPQQSLRTLAGSDPAARLDVKLALTVLNTSAWRGVPGKYMAIGPALSGWLAERAARDPALAGTIVLRERAGAFYPHPVHERVADAPYQHREMLGAIWRDAVAARLGAGEQALMMGALTKRGADGRPLVSALVARSGLGAEAWLEHLFARVAVPLYHFLCRYGVGFVAHGQNVTLVLRDAVPCGVALKDFQGDCDLVDQDFPEAGDLPEGVRETLLRRPAAHLLQHLQTGHFASVLRFVSDALAQHDGLPEIRFYAALARVLRRYQAAHPDLAGRFALFDLFAPTVPRVCINRVRLALGYGASSQRPVPRTGSPLLNPLHRAEQAAAAGARAQ comes from the coding sequence GTGCCGCGCCCGCCGGAGGGGCAGCGCGGGCCCGGCCTCGGCCCGCTGCCGGGCGGCGCGCCGGTCGGCGCCGCGCTGTGGCTGCGCCTCAACCGCGCGGTGATCGCCAAGGCGATCAGCGAACTCGCCTTCGAGGAGGCGCTCGCGCCGGAGCCGACCGACGCGGCGGGCACGCGCTGGGCGCTGCGCCTGCCGGGCGGCGTCGCCTACCGCTTCACCGCCGCGCGCCGGATCTGGGGCAACCTCGCGATCGACCCGGAGAGCCTCCTGCGCGAGGAGGGCGGGCGGCCGGTCCCGGCCGGGGACGCGCCGGGATTCTTGGTCGACGCGCGCGAGCCGCTCGGCATCGCGCCCGACACCCTCTGCACCTACGTGCAGGAACTGTACAGCACGCTCGCGGCCGACGCGCGGATCGCCGCCGCGGGCGAGGGGGCCGACCTCCTCGCCCTGCCCGAGCGGATGGTGCAGCAAGTCCTCGACGGGCACCCGAAGGCCCCGGCGAGCAAGGGCCGGATCGGCTGGGGCTTGGCGGATTTCGAGGCCTACGCGCCGGAGTTCCGGGCGGGCGTGCGGCTCGTCTGGGCCGCCGCCGACCGCGCGGCCTGCCGCCTGACGCTGGAGCCGGGCCTCGACGAGGCGGCGCTCGTCGCCGACGCCCTCGACCCCGCCGAGCGGGCGCGCCTCGCGCAGGCCTGCCGGACGCGAGGGCTCGGGCTCGACCGGTTCCTGCTCCTGCCGATCCATCCCTGGCAGTGGGACCGGGTGATCGCGTTCCAGTTCGCGGGCGAGATCGCGGCGGGGCGCCTCGTTCCCCTGGGGGTCTTCGGCAGCCCCTTCCTGCCGCAGCAATCGCTGCGCACCCTGGCCGGCAGCGACCCGGCCGCGCGCCTCGACGTGAAGCTCGCGCTGACGGTGCTCAACACCTCGGCGTGGCGCGGCGTGCCCGGCAAGTACATGGCGATCGGCCCGGCCCTCTCGGGCTGGCTCGCCGAGCGGGCGGCGCGCGACCCGGCGCTCGCCGGCACGATCGTCCTGCGCGAGCGCGCCGGCGCCTTCTACCCGCACCCCGTCCACGAGCGGGTGGCGGACGCGCCCTATCAGCACCGGGAGATGCTCGGCGCGATCTGGCGCGACGCCGTCGCGGCGCGGCTCGGCGCGGGCGAGCAGGCGCTGATGATGGGCGCGCTGACCAAGCGGGGCGCGGACGGCCGGCCGCTCGTGAGCGCGCTCGTCGCCAGGTCCGGCCTCGGGGCGGAGGCGTGGCTGGAGCACCTGTTCGCGCGCGTCGCGGTGCCGCTCTACCACTTCCTGTGCCGCTACGGCGTCGGCTTCGTCGCGCACGGCCAGAACGTGACCCTGGTGCTGCGGGACGCGGTGCCCTGCGGGGTCGCGCTCAAGGATTTCCAGGGCGATTGCGACCTCGTCGACCAGGATTTCCCGGAGGCGGGGGACCTGCCCGAGGGCGTGCGCGAGACGCTGCTGCGCCGGCCCGCCGCGCACCTCCTGCAGCACCTCCAGACGGGGCACTTCGCGAGCGTGCTGCGCTTCGTCTCGGACGCGCTCGCCCAGCACGACGGCCTCCCGGAGATCCGGTTCTACGCGGCGCTCGCCCGGGTGCTGCGCCGCTACCAGGCGGCCCATCCCGACCTCGCCGGACGCTTCGCCCTCTTCGACCTCTTCGCGCCGACGGTGCCGCGCGTGTGCATCAACCGCGTGCGCCTCGCCCTCGGCTACGGCGCGTCGAGCCAGCGTCCCGTCCCGCGGACGGGCAGCCCCCTCCTCAACCCCCTCCACCGGGCCGAGCAGGCCGCAGCCGCAGGAGCGCGCGCACAGTGA
- a CDS encoding GNAT family N-acetyltransferase, which translates to MTAQGRIAAGAGLALDVAAATSRHWPARREGMIAVLCEPSDANAARLTVRREGAPLGGAELRTDGSDTARLVLDAPLGTHPDDADLVAVLAEAAFQRCPGAVRLRVADGPALLGLATDRREGEALVDRAAFHQLPLLWGRPAATAYPLLRAAPGSAQGRPLRPPRPTGTFYRRWLPRLGTTLSLRAIDRRRDLALFHGWMNQERVAHYWDLAGSEAALDRYLAEQEADPHLYGVIGAFDDEPVAYFEVYWAKEDRLGPHYDAEDFDRGWHGLVGDPRHLGRPRTQAWFTAVTHCLFLDEPRTRRIMGEPRATHRKMLSYCATTAYAVLKEFDFPHKRAALVCCERERFFREVPL; encoded by the coding sequence GTGACCGCGCAGGGAAGGATCGCGGCCGGGGCCGGGCTCGCCCTCGACGTCGCGGCCGCGACGAGCCGGCACTGGCCGGCCCGGCGGGAGGGGATGATCGCGGTCCTGTGCGAGCCGAGCGACGCGAATGCCGCGCGGCTCACGGTGCGGCGGGAGGGCGCGCCCCTCGGCGGGGCGGAGCTGCGCACGGACGGGAGCGACACGGCCCGCCTCGTCCTCGACGCCCCGCTCGGGACCCACCCGGACGACGCGGACCTCGTGGCGGTGCTCGCCGAGGCGGCCTTCCAGCGCTGCCCCGGGGCGGTGCGCCTGCGCGTCGCCGACGGCCCCGCGCTGCTCGGGCTCGCGACCGACCGCCGCGAGGGCGAGGCGCTCGTCGACCGCGCGGCCTTCCACCAGCTGCCGCTCCTCTGGGGCCGGCCCGCCGCGACGGCCTACCCGCTCCTGCGCGCGGCCCCCGGATCGGCGCAGGGGCGCCCGCTGCGGCCCCCGCGGCCGACCGGCACCTTCTACCGGCGCTGGCTGCCGCGCCTCGGGACGACGCTGTCGCTGCGGGCGATCGACCGCCGTCGCGACCTCGCCCTCTTCCACGGCTGGATGAACCAGGAGCGGGTCGCCCATTACTGGGACCTCGCCGGGAGCGAGGCCGCGCTCGATCGCTACCTCGCCGAGCAGGAGGCCGACCCGCACCTCTACGGCGTGATCGGGGCGTTCGACGACGAGCCGGTCGCCTATTTCGAGGTCTACTGGGCGAAGGAGGATCGCCTCGGGCCCCACTACGACGCGGAGGATTTCGACCGCGGCTGGCACGGCCTCGTGGGCGATCCCCGCCACCTCGGCCGGCCGCGCACGCAGGCGTGGTTCACCGCCGTCACCCACTGCCTGTTCCTCGACGAGCCGCGCACGCGCCGGATCATGGGCGAGCCCCGGGCCACCCACCGCAAGATGCTGAGCTACTGCGCCACCACGGCCTACGCGGTGCTGAAGGAGTTCGACTTCCCGCACAAGCGCGCGGCGCTGGTCTGCTGCGAGCGCGAGCGGTTCTTCCGCGAGGTGCCGCTGTGA